Within the Populus trichocarpa isolate Nisqually-1 chromosome 14, P.trichocarpa_v4.1, whole genome shotgun sequence genome, the region GGAGTAAGAACGAAAACATAAAACGTCTTGGGACCGTTATGTCTCCTTATTGAAAATCAGGGATAGCTTTTGATTCCTCCCAAATATTTGTGGGGCCATGCCTGTTTGTTCCCCTGAGGTCCTATCCGTTAAATCGACCGGCTCATTTGAAACCCAAACAAACTCACCATGGCAACAGCCGCATCTGCTTCCCTCTCACTTCTCCCTCCAAAACCCCAAATCTCCAGCAAACGACATGAAAATCAACGTCGTCTGCTCCTACACAAACTCTCTCGCAGAGACGCTGCCTTGCTCTCATTCCTCGCTCTCGTCCCTTCCGCTCCTGCTTCTGCCTTCTCCGTCGGCATCTGTAAGCAACACTACATTCTCTCATCGCTCATTAAATGCTGATTAATTTCTCGCTAATTGctttcaaaaccctaattatGCAGCAGGACCGAAGGACTGGCTGAAAGATCAAAAGAAGAAGACTGCGAAATATATATTGGCTCCTATCGATGCCTCCCGTGAAATCCTTCGCTCTGCCTATCTCTTGCTAAGTAAGTACGGTTTCAccctttttttgttgattttttaaatagggTTAATTTGGCTTGTTCTTGGCAGCGGACAGTCAACCCGAATTTAAGGAAGAGAAATTAGAGGAAGTTCAAAGACTGT harbors:
- the LOC7464428 gene encoding uncharacterized protein LOC7464428 isoform X2 codes for the protein MATAASASLSLLPPKPQISSKRHENQRRLLLHKLSRRDAALLSFLALVPSAPASAFSVGISGPKDWLKDQKKKTAKYILAPIDASREILRSAYLLLTDSQPEFKEEKLEEVQRLLKSAARDCVPQDRNSFVAFQANTGVEVCTFRLIVKNAASLLDKNDPAKLEAEAILDDLIRSFTSLDGLANEANVQLASDSQ
- the LOC7464428 gene encoding uncharacterized protein LOC7464428 isoform X1; this encodes MATAASASLSLLPPKPQISSKRHENQRRLLLHKLSRRDAALLSFLALVPSAPASAFSVGISGPKDWLKDQKKKTAKYILAPIDASREILRSAYLLLTDSQPEFKEEKLEEVQRLLKSAARDCVPQDRNSFVAFQANTGVEVCTFRLIVKNAASLLDKNDPAKLEAEAILDDLIRSFTSLDGLANEANVQLASDRQKVADALMNTISSLDKFEQGVKDCLEA